TGACCATCTCCGCGACCTGAACGTGACGCACGGCCGGCTCGTCGAAAGTCGAGGACACGACCTCGCCCTTCACAGAGCGCTGCATGTCGGTCACTTCCTCCGGGCGCTCGTCGATGAGCAACACGATCAGATAACATTCCGGATGATTGGTGGTGATCGACTGCGCGATATTCTGCAGCAGCACGGTCTTGCCGGTGCGCGGCGGCGCGACGACCAGAGCGCGCTGACCCTTGCCGATCGGCGCGACGAGATCGATCACGCGAGCGGAGAGATCCTTGCGCGTCGGATCGTCGATTTCGAGCTTCAGCCGCTCATCTGGATAGAGCGGCGTCAAATTGTCGAAGGGAACCTTGTGCCGCACCTTCTCAGGGTCTTCGAAATTGATCGAATTGACCTTGAGCAGCGCGAAATAGCGCTCGCCCTCCTTGGGGCTGCGGATCATGCCCTCGACAGTGTCGCCGGTGCGCAGGCCGAAGCGGCGAATCTGCGAAGGAGACACGTAAATATCGTCCGGGCCGGCGAGATAATTGGCGTCCGGCGAACGCAGGAAGCCGAAGCCGTCCTGCAGCACCTCCACGACGCCTTCGCCGACGATCTCGACGTCGCGACCGGCGAATTGTTTCAGTATGGCGAAGAGCAGTTCCTGACGGCGCATCAG
This genomic window from Methylosinus sp. H3A contains:
- the rho gene encoding transcription termination factor Rho encodes the protein MGEIKLQDLKSKSAAELLAFAEEHEVEGASLMRRQELLFAILKQFAGRDVEIVGEGVVEVLQDGFGFLRSPDANYLAGPDDIYVSPSQIRRFGLRTGDTVEGMIRSPKEGERYFALLKVNSINFEDPEKVRHKVPFDNLTPLYPDERLKLEIDDPTRKDLSARVIDLVAPIGKGQRALVVAPPRTGKTVLLQNIAQSITTNHPECYLIVLLIDERPEEVTDMQRSVKGEVVSSTFDEPAVRHVQVAEMVIEKAKRLVEHRRDVVILLDSITRLGRAYNTVVPSSGKVLTGGVDANALQRPKRFFGAARNIEEGGSLTIIATALIDTGSRMDEVIFEEFKGTGNSEIILDRKVSDKRVFPAIDITRSGTRKEELLVPSDILKKMYVLRRILNPMGTVDAIEFLLGKLRETPKGNASFFDSMNT